The Candidatus Nitrosocosmicus franklandus genome contains a region encoding:
- a CDS encoding ASCH domain-containing protein, protein MAENISNALKCLSLKQPYAYLLASGKKTIEIRKWNTRYRGKFLIHASKNLNKEACSVLKINEKLLIKGAIIGAAVLYGVKTYHAFDEFDKDRDKHLSVENMNPFSNVFKRRCGFLIKDAVLFDYPVPYSGKLGMFEVQL, encoded by the coding sequence ATGGCTGAGAATATATCTAACGCATTGAAATGTTTGTCCCTAAAGCAACCTTATGCCTATCTATTAGCTAGTGGGAAGAAAACTATTGAGATACGCAAGTGGAATACAAGGTATAGGGGTAAATTTCTAATTCACGCTTCAAAAAACCTAAACAAAGAAGCTTGTTCTGTTCTTAAGATCAATGAGAAATTGCTAATAAAAGGTGCCATAATTGGAGCAGCGGTCTTGTATGGTGTCAAGACTTACCACGCCTTTGATGAGTTTGATAAAGATAGGGATAAACATCTATCTGTTGAAAATATGAATCCGTTTTCTAATGTATTCAAAAGAAGATGTGGATTTTTGATCAAAGATGCAGTGCTGTTTGACTATCCGGTACCATACTCTGGTAAACTAGGGATGTTTGAAGTTCAATTATAA
- a CDS encoding aconitate hydratase produces MTTAQITPQQRGKTTTPDLVSKTYEKLKQNIIKFKKISERPLTLCEKILIGHLDESVDLTEFNQLTPGNGYILLNPDRVALQDVTGQTTILQFMQSGIRQVKVPTTVHCDHLIQARVGSESDTKAAIYENNEVYQFLESASRKYGIGFWKPGAGIIHQVVLENYAFPGGLMIGTDSHTPNAGGLGMLAIGVGGLDAAEVMAGLPWEVLYPKRIGVYLTGKLSGWASPKDIILYVASKLTVSGGTNAIIEYFGPGARNVSCTGKATITNMGAEIGATCSVFSYDSKMEEYLKATGRTSLAELANKNRDLLVQDLILEEEIAQNRENASKYFDQLIEINLDELEPYIVGPHTPDLARPISKMAEDLHENNYLDNISVALIGSCTNSSYEDMSRAADIAKQAVEKGIKTKSPLQVTPGSEMIRETIERDGQIQLLREIGANVLANACGPCIGQWSRPELKKGEPNTIVTSYNRNFPGRNDGRRETMNFIGSPELVIALALGGRLSFNPLKDELVAKDGTKFRLNPPKVAPEVPPSGFKDTVNIYVPPSEEPDKVVVKIESNSQRLQLLQPFPEWDGNDFSRLPVLAKVKGKCTTDHISPAGPWLMYRGHLDRLSDNLLLGAVNSFRDDQVGKGLNLLNNNVETFAHIAREYKKNGMRWIIIGDKNYGEGSSREHAAMTPRYLGCAAVIAKSFARIHETNLKKQGILALTFIDQSDYDKIREDDRISILDLQDLRPKGVVTAILYHSDGSEEQIQLVHSYNDAQLRWFRAGSALNILRAKERT; encoded by the coding sequence ATGACCACTGCTCAGATCACCCCCCAACAAAGAGGGAAGACGACAACCCCCGATTTGGTTTCTAAAACTTATGAGAAATTAAAACAAAACATTATAAAGTTCAAAAAAATCTCAGAGAGACCTCTTACACTATGTGAGAAAATTTTGATAGGTCATTTGGACGAGTCTGTTGACCTTACTGAGTTCAATCAGCTAACCCCCGGAAACGGGTATATTCTTTTGAATCCAGATAGAGTAGCCCTTCAAGATGTAACTGGTCAGACCACAATTCTCCAGTTTATGCAATCAGGTATAAGACAGGTGAAGGTACCAACTACTGTACACTGCGATCACTTGATCCAGGCAAGGGTTGGCAGCGAATCAGATACCAAAGCAGCAATTTATGAAAATAATGAAGTTTATCAATTTTTAGAATCTGCATCCAGAAAATACGGTATTGGATTTTGGAAACCAGGTGCTGGAATTATTCACCAAGTGGTTCTGGAAAACTATGCATTTCCTGGTGGCCTTATGATTGGCACCGACTCACACACACCAAATGCAGGAGGATTAGGAATGCTTGCAATAGGAGTTGGGGGTTTGGATGCTGCAGAGGTAATGGCAGGCTTACCATGGGAAGTTTTGTATCCAAAGAGAATAGGAGTGTACCTTACGGGCAAATTAAGTGGATGGGCTTCACCCAAAGACATCATCCTGTATGTAGCCTCCAAACTCACGGTATCAGGTGGAACAAACGCTATTATAGAGTATTTTGGACCAGGGGCCCGAAATGTAAGCTGTACAGGAAAGGCAACGATTACAAATATGGGTGCAGAAATAGGTGCAACATGTTCAGTTTTTTCATATGATAGCAAGATGGAAGAATATCTTAAAGCGACCGGACGTACCTCCCTGGCAGAGTTGGCCAACAAAAACAGAGATTTACTAGTACAGGATTTGATACTAGAAGAAGAAATAGCCCAAAACAGAGAAAACGCAAGCAAATACTTTGATCAGCTTATTGAAATCAATTTGGATGAGCTTGAACCGTACATAGTCGGGCCCCATACTCCTGATCTCGCTAGACCCATCTCGAAGATGGCTGAAGACTTGCACGAAAATAACTATCTTGATAACATCTCAGTGGCATTGATTGGAAGTTGCACCAACTCCTCATATGAAGACATGTCCAGAGCTGCAGACATTGCCAAACAAGCAGTAGAAAAAGGAATCAAGACCAAATCCCCACTTCAAGTTACCCCCGGCTCTGAAATGATAAGAGAGACTATAGAAAGAGACGGACAAATTCAGTTGCTTAGAGAGATTGGCGCCAATGTTTTGGCCAATGCGTGTGGTCCCTGCATAGGCCAATGGAGCCGACCCGAATTAAAAAAGGGAGAACCAAATACAATTGTAACCTCCTACAACAGAAACTTTCCGGGAAGAAATGATGGCCGTAGGGAGACGATGAACTTTATCGGTAGTCCAGAACTTGTAATTGCTTTAGCACTTGGAGGAAGACTTTCCTTTAACCCCTTAAAGGATGAACTTGTCGCAAAGGATGGCACAAAATTTAGATTAAATCCACCAAAGGTTGCCCCAGAAGTGCCCCCTTCCGGTTTCAAAGATACTGTAAACATATATGTTCCCCCATCTGAGGAACCCGACAAAGTAGTAGTTAAGATAGAGAGTAACAGCCAAAGGCTGCAACTACTCCAACCCTTTCCTGAGTGGGATGGTAACGACTTTAGTAGGCTACCGGTTTTAGCCAAGGTAAAAGGAAAGTGTACAACCGACCACATTTCACCAGCAGGACCTTGGTTGATGTATAGAGGACACCTAGATAGATTAAGCGATAACCTGTTGCTTGGGGCAGTGAATTCATTTAGAGATGACCAGGTGGGCAAGGGATTGAATCTTCTAAATAATAACGTTGAAACTTTTGCCCATATTGCCAGAGAGTACAAAAAAAATGGAATGCGTTGGATAATTATTGGAGATAAAAATTACGGAGAAGGAAGCAGCCGAGAACACGCTGCAATGACACCTAGATATCTTGGATGTGCAGCTGTTATTGCAAAGAGTTTTGCCAGAATTCATGAAACAAATCTCAAGAAACAAGGTATTCTTGCATTAACGTTTATAGATCAATCAGATTACGACAAAATCAGAGAAGATGATAGGATCAGCATACTCGATTTGCAAGACCTTCGTCCCAAAGGAGTAGTAACCGCAATTCTATATCATAGCGATGGTTCTGAAGAACAAATTCAACTAGTTCATTCATACAATGATGCTCAGTTAAGATGGTTTAGAGCGGGATCTGCTCTAAATATTTTGCGCGCAAAAGAAAGGACATGA
- the msrA gene encoding peptide-methionine (S)-S-oxide reductase MsrA, whose product MSNSAEISGDLEVVTLASGCFWCTEAVFKRIKGVVSAVPGYAGGSVNNPTYEQVCSGTTGHAEAVQVQFDPNIISLEQILEIFFYTHDPTTLNRQGNDVGTQYRSVIFYHSERQKDIAYKIKSDLDKKGIYANPIVTEITTFSNFYQAEDYHKDYYDNNRSAPYCNYVIDPKVNKLLTKFSTKLKHEYLRH is encoded by the coding sequence ATGAGCAACTCTGCAGAAATTTCAGGGGACTTGGAAGTTGTTACACTAGCTAGTGGATGTTTTTGGTGCACGGAGGCTGTCTTCAAGAGGATAAAGGGTGTAGTTTCCGCTGTTCCGGGATACGCTGGCGGGTCAGTAAATAATCCAACCTATGAGCAGGTTTGTTCAGGAACAACCGGACATGCTGAAGCAGTTCAAGTACAATTTGATCCAAATATTATATCACTTGAACAAATCTTGGAAATATTTTTTTATACACATGATCCAACAACTTTGAATCGTCAAGGTAATGATGTGGGCACCCAGTATAGATCCGTCATATTTTATCATTCGGAGCGACAAAAAGATATAGCATACAAGATTAAAAGCGATCTTGACAAAAAGGGTATATACGCTAATCCTATAGTAACTGAAATTACAACTTTTAGCAATTTCTATCAAGCTGAAGATTATCATAAAGATTACTATGACAATAATAGGTCAGCTCCATACTGCAACTATGTAATAGATCCCAAGGTCAATAAACTATTGACAAAGTTTTCAACCAAATTAAAGCATGAGTATCTAAGACATTAA
- a CDS encoding SIR2 family NAD-dependent protein deacylase, translating into MIALDVGKTMYDPVNINNLVVQIQEIVRQATNIVFFTGAGISKESGIPTFRDKDGLWNKYDPTKLASLTAFKSDPRLVWDFFYSRQRLICDAKFNEAHITIASVEKSKLDNCWVLTQNIDSLHQRAGSSNVIELHGNIFGLVCLYCGTVKQYNHETFFKEFDGKDVPLCERCDKILKPNVVLFEEPLPTLAWQQAIQLSSDCDVMFVVGSSLSVSPANMLPYYAMKGNATVIEINPNKSEMSHLMDFSVRASANNVLPKIFGMDSHSDKML; encoded by the coding sequence ATGATTGCATTGGATGTAGGAAAAACCATGTATGATCCAGTAAATATAAACAATTTAGTAGTACAGATCCAAGAGATCGTAAGGCAAGCCACTAATATTGTTTTTTTTACCGGAGCGGGGATTTCTAAAGAAAGTGGTATTCCAACTTTTAGAGATAAAGATGGTTTATGGAATAAATATGATCCTACAAAGCTGGCATCCCTTACGGCCTTTAAATCAGATCCTCGATTAGTGTGGGATTTCTTTTATTCCAGACAGAGATTAATTTGTGATGCTAAATTCAACGAAGCTCACATAACAATAGCATCAGTTGAAAAGAGTAAGCTTGATAATTGTTGGGTTCTTACGCAAAATATCGATAGTCTGCACCAAAGAGCCGGATCTTCTAATGTAATAGAGCTCCATGGGAATATTTTTGGATTAGTTTGCTTATACTGTGGAACAGTAAAACAGTATAATCATGAGACGTTTTTCAAAGAATTTGATGGGAAAGATGTTCCCCTCTGCGAAAGATGTGATAAAATATTAAAACCAAATGTGGTACTTTTTGAAGAACCGTTACCAACATTAGCATGGCAACAGGCAATTCAGTTGTCTTCCGATTGTGATGTAATGTTTGTTGTAGGATCATCCTTAAGTGTCTCTCCTGCAAATATGTTGCCCTATTATGCGATGAAAGGTAACGCTACGGTAATTGAAATTAATCCTAACAAAAGTGAAATGTCTCATTTAATGGATTTCTCTGTCAGGGCCAGTGCTAATAATGTTCTTCCAAAAATATTTGGTATGGATAGTCATTCTGATAAGATGTTATAA
- the topA gene encoding DNA topoisomerase I: MCEKPSAARRIAESLSIVGPKSKLSSINTVQVKNLSQSKGVLDNDIFFNVNVDSNQKYIICYALGHLYGLSDTKGSEQEFPILYPSWQALSWSRNQSIKSKSLTYKIKRIIDELSKLSKVATNFIHACDYDQEGEVIGYNILQYACKNKYSVSKRAKFSSLTDEEIRNSFSNLLPPNHNLKDAGLSRHLIDYIYGINLSRALTNSVKRKSNEKNTKKFITLSIGRVQGPTLAFVVEREKEILDHISTPYWNILAVFQKNDRTLKAYYFPQKIESKDLALSIVAECKNQLGKVTDVLTNKTAIKQPYPFNIGDLQKEAYRVFKFSPNYTLSVAEKLYLDALISYPRTSSQKLPPSINYTKIISNISKMAGGLKQDPYVEKTENKNVLCYSVIVSNLLAQKSLIPNEGKQDDPAHPAIYPTGQKSKRVLDESESKLLDLIVRRFFATFGKEAFYQQVSVTIAIKDKYIFKSEEKKIISEGWIEFYRPYFDYSGYVTTDTLSFLKKDDILKIVNIESIEKTTQPPPRFNQSTLLQKMEREKIGTKATRSEIINTLFKRNYIYNFSTANDSKSNRYAPPLKKNTATWSEMKADKKPAIITPSESIQNVRLQNDPIRIKGSSGIRPTEMGIALVESMKKYVPNIVSTSLTRTMEEQLEQIESGKKPSSSVVDQAREQVREAVKSFSDNEDHIAEEISQSLQKDRRMESISNKSRTTVSLGACPVCQKGKLIVKKSTKTRKRFAGCTNYSSSNCTATAPLPSTGALRGLKKICNECKWPIVASTGTNQGKRYRWQFCINPQCPLKKTKK, encoded by the coding sequence ATTGCCGAATCTTTGAGCATTGTTGGTCCAAAAAGTAAGTTATCATCGATTAATACCGTTCAGGTTAAAAATTTATCCCAATCAAAAGGTGTTTTAGACAATGATATTTTTTTTAATGTCAATGTAGATTCGAATCAAAAGTACATTATTTGTTATGCTCTAGGACATCTTTATGGACTATCAGATACAAAAGGAAGCGAACAAGAATTTCCGATTCTCTACCCTTCATGGCAAGCGTTAAGTTGGTCAAGAAATCAAAGCATTAAATCAAAAAGCCTTACTTATAAAATAAAAAGAATCATAGATGAACTTTCCAAGTTATCAAAAGTAGCCACAAATTTTATTCATGCATGTGACTATGACCAAGAAGGTGAAGTCATAGGCTACAACATCCTTCAATATGCTTGCAAAAACAAATATTCAGTTTCAAAACGAGCAAAATTCTCATCACTCACAGATGAAGAAATAAGAAATTCATTCAGTAATCTGCTACCTCCGAATCATAATCTAAAGGATGCAGGATTATCAAGGCACCTGATAGATTATATCTATGGCATCAATCTTTCAAGAGCGCTCACAAATTCAGTTAAAAGAAAATCAAATGAAAAAAACACAAAGAAATTTATCACTCTTTCGATCGGAAGGGTGCAGGGCCCTACCCTTGCCTTCGTAGTAGAAAGAGAAAAAGAAATTTTAGATCATATTTCGACCCCTTATTGGAATATACTGGCAGTTTTTCAAAAAAATGATCGAACACTGAAAGCATACTACTTTCCACAGAAAATAGAATCTAAGGATCTGGCTCTGAGTATTGTAGCTGAATGCAAGAATCAACTAGGCAAAGTTACCGATGTATTAACCAACAAGACAGCGATAAAACAACCCTATCCTTTCAATATAGGAGATCTACAGAAAGAGGCATACAGAGTTTTTAAATTCTCTCCAAATTACACACTTTCCGTAGCAGAGAAATTGTATCTGGATGCGTTAATCTCGTATCCCAGAACTTCTAGTCAAAAACTTCCACCATCAATAAACTATACGAAAATTATTTCAAACATTTCAAAAATGGCTGGAGGCTTGAAACAAGATCCCTATGTTGAAAAAACTGAAAACAAAAACGTATTATGTTATTCCGTTATTGTCTCAAATCTTTTGGCTCAAAAATCGTTAATCCCTAATGAAGGAAAACAAGACGATCCAGCTCATCCAGCTATATATCCAACGGGACAAAAGTCCAAAAGAGTATTAGATGAATCTGAATCAAAGTTACTCGACCTCATAGTAAGAAGATTTTTTGCTACTTTTGGAAAAGAAGCATTCTATCAACAAGTTTCCGTTACCATCGCTATAAAAGATAAATACATATTCAAATCAGAGGAAAAGAAAATAATTTCCGAAGGCTGGATAGAATTTTATCGCCCCTATTTTGATTATTCTGGTTATGTAACAACAGATACGCTCTCTTTTTTGAAAAAAGACGATATCCTTAAAATAGTAAACATAGAATCAATAGAGAAAACTACACAACCTCCTCCCAGATTCAATCAATCAACATTATTACAAAAAATGGAAAGAGAAAAAATTGGAACAAAAGCAACACGTTCAGAAATAATAAATACTCTTTTCAAAAGAAACTATATTTATAATTTTAGTACCGCCAATGACTCAAAAAGTAATCGATATGCACCCCCCCTCAAAAAAAATACTGCTACCTGGAGTGAAATGAAAGCTGATAAAAAACCAGCGATAATTACTCCTTCAGAGTCGATACAGAACGTCAGACTTCAAAATGATCCGATTAGGATTAAAGGTTCGTCAGGCATAAGACCCACTGAAATGGGCATCGCCCTGGTAGAATCCATGAAAAAATATGTTCCAAACATTGTCTCTACTAGTTTGACAAGGACCATGGAAGAACAACTGGAACAGATTGAATCAGGTAAAAAACCTAGTTCCTCAGTTGTCGATCAAGCCCGTGAACAGGTAAGAGAAGCAGTTAAATCTTTTTCAGACAACGAAGACCACATTGCTGAAGAGATCTCCCAGTCTCTTCAAAAAGACAGAAGAATGGAATCCATTTCAAATAAATCTCGAACAACCGTTTCCCTAGGAGCCTGTCCAGTATGCCAAAAGGGAAAGCTAATAGTAAAAAAATCAACAAAGACAAGAAAAAGATTTGCAGGTTGTACGAACTATTCATCAAGCAATTGCACAGCAACAGCTCCACTGCCTTCAACAGGTGCACTAAGGGGTTTGAAAAAAATTTGCAATGAATGCAAATGGCCCATAGTGGCTTCGACGGGTACTAATCAAGGTAAAAGGTATCGTTGGCAATTTTGTATAAATCCTCAATGTCCTCTGAAAAAAACCAAAAAGTAA
- a CDS encoding universal stress protein, protein MVKITFNLNKALVFSKILVAFDGSKPSLDAVESAMDIGKKYNSSLIILHVLDSYKYPYLLSSIILAPTFGSEKFQKEKEEFDKLMKSLKDKYLSTEDNSTETEDNYVDTNNNTIQGDHFDSSQSLLKETKNADHKFETAIVEAETSAASTIVNYAESKNVDLLVIGSRGRTGLKKMLVGSTASEVLKYAHCPVLVVR, encoded by the coding sequence ATGGTTAAAATTACATTTAACTTAAACAAAGCCCTAGTGTTTTCTAAAATCTTGGTTGCCTTCGATGGTTCAAAACCCTCATTAGATGCCGTTGAGAGTGCTATGGACATTGGCAAAAAGTATAATTCTTCATTAATTATTCTGCATGTCTTGGATAGTTACAAGTATCCATATTTGCTATCCTCAATTATCCTTGCTCCCACTTTTGGCTCCGAAAAATTTCAAAAAGAAAAGGAAGAATTTGATAAATTAATGAAATCACTCAAAGACAAGTATCTCTCGACAGAAGACAACTCTACAGAAACTGAAGATAACTATGTTGATACAAATAATAACACCATACAGGGGGATCATTTTGATTCATCTCAATCTTTGTTAAAAGAAACTAAAAACGCAGATCATAAATTTGAGACAGCTATTGTAGAAGCTGAAACCTCTGCTGCTTCAACAATAGTTAATTATGCAGAATCTAAAAATGTTGATTTACTTGTAATTGGAAGTAGGGGAAGAACGGGCCTGAAAAAAATGCTTGTAGGAAGTACTGCAAGCGAAGTTTTAAAGTATGCTCACTGTCCTGTACTTGTTGTAAGGTAG